Proteins from a genomic interval of Pseudomonas silesiensis:
- the napA gene encoding nitrate reductase catalytic subunit NapA, which produces MSMSRRAFVKAQAAAIAAAAAGLPIVTSASNLVTEADMVTLDWNKAPCRFCGTGCSVMVATRDNRVVATHGDVKAEVNRGLNCVKGYFLSKIMYGVDRLTQPLLRMSNGQYDKQGEFQPISWEKAFDIMELKFKEALKSKGPGSVGMFGSGQWTVWEGYAANKLMKAGFRSNNIDPNARHCMASAVMGFMRTFGMDEPMGCYDDIEATDAFVLWGSNMAEMHPVLWSRVTDRRLSQPHVKVAVLSTFEHRSFELADIPMVFKPQTDLMILNYIANHIIESGSVNQDFISKHTRFAQGADDIGYGLRPDDPREMKAKNAAKANTWTDISFEQYATFVKPYTLERTARETGVPAERLKSLAELYADPKRKVVSFWTMGFNQHTRGVWANNLIYNIHLLTGKISEPGNSPFSLTGQPSACGTAREVGTFSHRLPADLVVTNPKHRAIAEKIWKLPAGTIQEKPGFHAVEQSRMLKDGVLNVYWTQASNNMHAGPNIMQEVLPGWRNPQNFVIVSDVYPTVSAQAADLILPSAMWVEKEGAFGNAERRTQFWHQLVTAPGDAKSDLWQLLEFSKRFTTDETWPAELLAKAPEYKGKTLFEVLFKNGQVDQFPVEQLEAGYKNDEAKAFGFYLQKGLFEEYAQFGRGHGHDLATFDRYHSERGLRWPVVDGKETRWRYREGLDPYVEKGSEVQFYGYPDKKAIIFALPYEPPAEAPDADYPFWLSTGRVLEHWHTGTMTQRVEELYKAVPDALVYMHPDDAKALKARRGSEVKLISRRGEIRARIETRGRNKPPQGLVFVPFFDANKLINKVTLDATDPISKQTDYKKCAIRIELISVA; this is translated from the coding sequence ATGAGCATGAGCCGCCGAGCATTCGTCAAGGCCCAGGCCGCCGCCATTGCCGCCGCCGCTGCCGGCCTGCCGATCGTGACCTCCGCCAGTAATCTGGTGACCGAAGCGGACATGGTGACCCTGGACTGGAACAAGGCACCCTGCCGCTTCTGCGGCACCGGCTGCAGCGTGATGGTCGCGACCCGGGACAACCGGGTGGTCGCCACCCATGGCGACGTCAAGGCCGAGGTCAATCGTGGGCTGAACTGCGTGAAGGGCTATTTCCTGTCGAAAATCATGTATGGCGTCGATCGCCTGACCCAACCGCTGTTGCGCATGAGCAATGGCCAGTACGACAAGCAGGGCGAATTCCAGCCGATCAGTTGGGAAAAAGCCTTCGACATCATGGAGCTCAAGTTCAAGGAAGCCTTGAAGAGCAAAGGGCCCGGATCAGTCGGCATGTTCGGTTCCGGGCAATGGACGGTGTGGGAAGGTTATGCCGCCAACAAGCTGATGAAAGCAGGCTTTCGCAGCAATAACATCGACCCCAACGCCCGGCATTGCATGGCCTCGGCGGTGATGGGCTTCATGCGCACCTTCGGCATGGATGAGCCGATGGGGTGCTACGACGACATCGAAGCCACCGATGCCTTCGTGCTCTGGGGTTCGAACATGGCCGAGATGCACCCGGTGCTCTGGAGCCGGGTCACCGATCGGCGCCTGAGCCAGCCTCACGTGAAAGTCGCCGTACTGTCGACCTTCGAGCATCGCAGCTTCGAACTGGCCGACATCCCCATGGTGTTCAAGCCGCAAACCGACCTGATGATCCTCAACTACATCGCCAACCACATCATTGAAAGCGGCTCGGTGAACCAGGATTTCATCAGCAAGCACACCCGGTTTGCCCAAGGCGCCGATGACATCGGCTACGGCCTGCGCCCTGACGATCCACGGGAAATGAAAGCGAAAAACGCGGCCAAGGCCAACACCTGGACGGACATTTCCTTCGAACAGTACGCAACGTTCGTCAAACCCTACACCCTGGAGCGAACCGCCAGGGAGACCGGTGTCCCGGCTGAACGACTCAAAAGCCTGGCCGAGTTGTATGCCGACCCCAAGCGCAAGGTCGTGTCGTTCTGGACCATGGGTTTCAACCAGCATACCCGCGGCGTCTGGGCCAACAACCTGATCTACAACATCCACTTGCTCACGGGCAAGATCAGCGAGCCGGGCAACAGCCCCTTCTCGTTGACGGGCCAGCCGTCGGCCTGCGGTACCGCGCGCGAGGTCGGGACCTTCTCCCACCGCTTGCCTGCCGACCTGGTCGTGACCAACCCCAAGCACCGCGCCATCGCCGAAAAAATCTGGAAGCTGCCCGCCGGCACCATTCAGGAGAAACCCGGTTTTCATGCGGTGGAACAGAGCCGCATGCTCAAGGACGGCGTGCTCAACGTCTACTGGACCCAGGCCAGCAACAACATGCACGCCGGGCCGAACATCATGCAGGAAGTGCTGCCGGGCTGGCGTAACCCGCAAAACTTCGTGATTGTCTCCGACGTCTACCCCACCGTTTCCGCCCAGGCCGCCGACCTGATCCTGCCCAGCGCCATGTGGGTGGAAAAGGAAGGTGCGTTTGGCAATGCCGAACGACGGACGCAATTCTGGCATCAATTGGTGACCGCCCCGGGGGACGCCAAGTCCGACCTGTGGCAGTTGCTGGAGTTTTCCAAGCGTTTCACCACCGACGAAACCTGGCCTGCCGAGTTGCTGGCCAAGGCGCCTGAGTACAAGGGCAAGACCCTGTTCGAGGTGCTGTTCAAAAATGGCCAGGTAGACCAGTTCCCCGTCGAGCAACTGGAAGCCGGCTACAAGAACGATGAAGCCAAGGCCTTCGGTTTCTACCTGCAAAAAGGTTTGTTCGAAGAGTACGCCCAATTCGGCCGCGGCCACGGCCATGACCTGGCCACGTTCGACCGTTACCACAGCGAACGAGGCCTGCGCTGGCCGGTGGTCGACGGCAAGGAAACCCGCTGGCGCTATCGCGAGGGGCTGGACCCCTACGTGGAGAAAGGCAGCGAGGTGCAGTTCTACGGTTACCCGGACAAGAAGGCGATCATCTTCGCCCTCCCCTACGAGCCCCCGGCCGAAGCCCCGGATGCCGATTACCCGTTCTGGCTGAGCACCGGACGCGTGCTCGAGCACTGGCACACCGGCACCATGACCCAGCGTGTCGAAGAGCTGTACAAAGCGGTGCCGGACGCCCTGGTGTACATGCACCCCGACGATGCCAAGGCATTGAAGGCAAGGCGCGGCAGTGAAGTGAAGCTGATCAGCCGGCGCGGTGAAATCCGCGCGCGCATCGAAACCCGCGGGCGCAACAAACCGCCGCAGGGGCTGGTGTTCGTGCCGTTTTTCGATGCCAATAAGCTGATCAACAAGGTCACGCTCGACGCCACCGACCCGATCTCCAAGCAAAC
- a CDS encoding chaperone NapD, translating to MDEALHIASLVVLARPELFDAVKANLRLLDGLELHQESAAGKLVVVLEAVHENQILQRIEQINNLPGVLNAALIYHELLEPEGDIE from the coding sequence ATGGACGAAGCTCTGCATATTGCCAGTCTTGTCGTACTCGCCCGGCCCGAATTGTTCGACGCCGTGAAAGCCAACCTGCGCCTGCTGGACGGCCTGGAACTGCATCAGGAAAGTGCGGCCGGAAAACTGGTGGTGGTCCTTGAGGCCGTGCACGAAAACCAGATTCTGCAACGCATCGAACAGATCAACAACCTGCCGGGCGTGCTCAACGCCGCGTTGATCTACCATGAACTCCTCGAACCCGAAGGAGACATCGAATGA
- the napE gene encoding periplasmic nitrate reductase, NapE protein yields the protein MPLAEERKPERRKETRLFLFLVVCLFPLLSVAIVGGYGFLVWFFQMLYGPPGPPN from the coding sequence ATGCCATTGGCTGAAGAACGCAAACCCGAGCGTCGCAAGGAAACCCGGCTGTTCCTCTTTCTTGTCGTCTGCCTCTTCCCGCTGCTGTCGGTCGCCATCGTTGGCGGCTACGGCTTTCTCGTCTGGTTTTTCCAGATGCTGTATGGACCACCCGGCCCTCCCAACTAA
- a CDS encoding bestrophin family protein: protein MIVRPKPNLINILSALKGSIAKRIALRSLMVTLLACVIVLVETLHPSFFAKVNATPFTLLGLSLSIFMSFRNNACYDRWYEARKAWGEMIVGIRSLIRETQVIKNANERQVILRNLCGFAHALNARLRSEKELDAACDWLDPMPAGNVPDISGRILIEVGRQCSALGESGAISEWRYTLMANHLTDLTRSQAICERIKHTPLPFAYTLLLHRTTYLFCILLPFAMAEPLGWLAPVFTAIVSYTFFGLDAIGDELEDPFGRDENDLSTDAMVRTIEREVLAALGATQLPPVLEPVDYVLR from the coding sequence ATGATCGTCAGACCCAAACCCAACCTGATCAACATCCTCAGTGCGCTCAAGGGCTCGATCGCCAAGCGGATTGCCTTGCGCAGCCTGATGGTCACGTTGCTGGCCTGCGTCATCGTGCTCGTCGAAACCCTGCACCCCAGTTTTTTTGCCAAGGTCAACGCCACGCCGTTCACCTTGCTGGGCTTGTCCCTGTCGATTTTCATGAGCTTTCGCAACAACGCCTGCTATGACCGCTGGTACGAAGCGCGAAAAGCCTGGGGCGAAATGATCGTCGGGATCCGCTCGCTGATTCGTGAAACCCAGGTCATCAAGAACGCGAACGAGCGCCAGGTCATCTTGCGTAACCTGTGCGGTTTCGCCCATGCGCTCAACGCCAGACTGCGCTCGGAAAAGGAACTGGATGCCGCGTGTGACTGGCTGGACCCCATGCCCGCGGGCAACGTGCCGGATATCAGCGGACGCATCCTGATCGAGGTCGGCCGGCAGTGTTCGGCACTCGGCGAGTCGGGGGCAATCAGTGAGTGGCGCTATACATTGATGGCCAACCACCTGACCGACCTGACCCGGTCTCAGGCCATCTGTGAACGCATCAAACACACGCCCCTGCCCTTCGCCTATACCCTGCTGCTGCACAGAACCACCTACCTCTTCTGCATCTTGCTGCCCTTCGCCATGGCTGAACCGCTGGGCTGGCTGGCGCCGGTGTTCACCGCGATCGTCAGTTACACCTTCTTCGGCCTGGATGCGATCGGCGATGAGCTGGAGGACCCGTTCGGCCGCGACGAAAACGACCTGTCCACCGATGCCATGGTGCGCACCATCGAACGGGAAGTGCTGGCTGCGCTGGGGGCGACGCAACTTCCCCCGGTCCTGGAGCCGGTGGATTATGTGTTGCGCTGA
- a CDS encoding CAP domain-containing protein, with the protein MRFISSVSCLATLTLGLLCAVNARAADEKQLIDSINSYRSQSQPCEGQASPELPPLAGDPRLALSATSIGNLQQALATAGYPMVNVQAISLSGPRDAQSAMTAIRESFCQVVLDPQFVDIGVSRQDREWRIVLARPLLSGRLGDWQAEGQKLLAELNVARSRPRQCGTQAFAATTPLTWNTTLATAAETHSRSMANNNYFDHKDRDGRTPGDRAELAGYSGQQIGENIAAGQDTVRRVVDGWVSSPGHCANLMNPGFQELGAAYAVDPKSDSGIYWTAMFGTP; encoded by the coding sequence ATGCGCTTCATTTCATCCGTCAGCTGTCTTGCCACGTTAACACTGGGCCTGTTGTGCGCCGTGAATGCGCGGGCAGCCGACGAGAAACAGCTGATCGACTCGATCAACAGCTACCGCAGCCAGTCGCAGCCGTGCGAGGGCCAGGCCTCACCAGAGCTGCCACCGCTGGCGGGCGATCCACGGCTGGCGTTGTCAGCCACCAGCATCGGTAACCTGCAGCAGGCCTTGGCGACGGCGGGTTATCCGATGGTCAACGTGCAGGCGATCAGCCTGTCCGGCCCCCGTGACGCACAGTCCGCCATGACCGCGATTCGCGAGAGTTTTTGCCAGGTGGTGCTCGACCCGCAATTCGTCGACATCGGCGTCAGCCGCCAGGACCGTGAATGGCGCATCGTGCTCGCCCGTCCGCTGTTGAGCGGGCGCCTCGGCGATTGGCAGGCGGAAGGCCAGAAGCTGCTGGCCGAACTCAATGTCGCCCGCAGCCGGCCGCGCCAGTGCGGCACGCAAGCCTTTGCCGCCACCACGCCGCTGACCTGGAACACCACGCTGGCGACGGCGGCCGAGACTCACTCGCGCTCGATGGCCAACAACAACTACTTCGATCACAAGGACCGCGATGGCCGCACGCCGGGTGACCGGGCCGAACTGGCGGGTTACAGCGGTCAGCAGATCGGCGAAAACATTGCCGCCGGGCAAGACACCGTGCGCAGGGTGGTGGATGGCTGGGTGTCCAGTCCCGGGCATTGCGCAAACCTGATGAACCCCGGGTTCCAGGAGTTGGGCGCGGCGTATGCGGTGGATCCGAAGAGTGATTCGGGGATCTACTGGACGGCGATGTTTGGTACCCCATAA
- a CDS encoding cell wall hydrolase encodes MRLHWIATCVAMMLLAGPAIAADQQQKQQAAENKAEVLEQKAAENSSPAPARKAEAITKSEVQAVDPAGAAPLDDAITCLARSIYWEAKGKDSVDMEAVANVVMNRLGHGGFPDTVCGVVKQGSETGSCQFSWWCDGRPDSVQEEVPYALAKEIARKALNKQLPDRTRGALYFHDRTVKPGWAREYIRTADIGLFRFYKPHGKSAK; translated from the coding sequence ATGCGCCTCCACTGGATAGCCACCTGCGTTGCCATGATGCTGCTCGCCGGTCCCGCCATCGCCGCGGATCAACAGCAAAAACAACAAGCGGCCGAGAACAAGGCCGAGGTGCTCGAGCAAAAAGCCGCCGAGAACAGCAGCCCCGCACCCGCGCGCAAAGCCGAAGCCATTACTAAGTCTGAAGTCCAGGCTGTCGACCCCGCAGGCGCCGCACCGCTGGACGACGCGATCACGTGCCTGGCCCGTTCCATTTATTGGGAAGCCAAGGGCAAGGATTCCGTCGACATGGAAGCGGTGGCCAATGTCGTCATGAACCGACTGGGCCACGGGGGGTTCCCGGATACGGTGTGCGGTGTGGTCAAGCAAGGCTCCGAAACCGGGAGTTGCCAGTTTTCGTGGTGGTGTGACGGGCGCCCTGACTCGGTCCAGGAAGAGGTGCCTTACGCCCTCGCCAAGGAAATCGCGCGCAAGGCGTTGAACAAGCAATTGCCGGATCGCACCCGCGGCGCGCTGTATTTCCATGACCGCACGGTGAAGCCGGGTTGGGCCAGGGAGTACATCAGGACGGCGGATATCGGCTTGTTCCGGTTTTACAAGCCCCATGGAAAGTCGGCGAAGTAG
- a CDS encoding adenosine-specific kinase, which produces MQLITVNIDKPEATNFIFGQTHFIKSVEDIHEALVNTVPGIQFGVAFCEASGQCLVRWSGTDPAMIELAQKNALAIAAGHSFIIFLGDGFYPLNVLNTLKMVPEVCRIFCATANPTEVILAETDQGRAILGVVDGFCAKGIESEDDILGRKNLLRQIGYKF; this is translated from the coding sequence ATGCAACTCATCACCGTGAACATCGACAAACCCGAAGCGACGAATTTCATTTTCGGTCAGACGCACTTCATCAAGTCCGTCGAAGACATCCACGAAGCGCTGGTCAATACCGTGCCCGGCATCCAGTTTGGCGTGGCGTTCTGCGAAGCCTCCGGCCAATGCCTGGTGCGCTGGTCCGGCACCGATCCGGCCATGATCGAACTGGCCCAAAAGAATGCACTGGCTATCGCCGCGGGCCACAGTTTCATCATTTTTCTCGGGGACGGGTTCTATCCGCTGAACGTCTTGAACACGCTCAAGATGGTGCCGGAGGTGTGCCGGATTTTTTGCGCTACGGCCAATCCGACCGAAGTGATACTCGCCGAGACGGACCAGGGACGCGCGATTCTGGGCGTCGTCGATGGGTTCTGTGCCAAGGGCATTGAAAGCGAAGACGACATCCTGGGGCGCAAAAACCTGTTGCGGCAAATTGGCTACAAATTCTGA
- a CDS encoding YbdD/YjiX family protein codes for MYRRLQQVARLFSQSARLMVGVPDYDNYVAQMAINHPGEPVMTYPAFFRERQEARFGRGKCNTRCC; via the coding sequence ATGTACCGCAGACTGCAGCAGGTCGCCAGGCTGTTTAGCCAGAGTGCGCGTTTAATGGTCGGGGTTCCCGATTACGACAACTACGTCGCGCAAATGGCGATCAATCATCCCGGCGAGCCGGTCATGACCTACCCGGCGTTTTTCCGCGAGCGTCAGGAAGCCCGCTTCGGCCGTGGCAAATGCAATACCCGCTGCTGCTAG